The Ranitomeya variabilis isolate aRanVar5 chromosome 7, aRanVar5.hap1, whole genome shotgun sequence genome includes a window with the following:
- the LOC143786100 gene encoding hemoglobin subunit beta-2-like gives MVHWTAEEKSFITSTWAKVNVEADGHEALSRLLIVYPWTQRYFSSFGNLSNATAISGNAKVKAHGKKVLTAVGGAIQHIDDVKHYLADLSKSHAQELHVDPENFKRLAEVLVIVLAGKLGSSFTPQVQAAWEKFNAVLVAALSHGYF, from the exons ATGGTCCACTGGACAGCCGAAGAGAAATCCTTCATCACCTCAACCTGGGCGAAGGTCAATGTGGAGGCCGATGGTCATGAAGCCCTGAGCAG ACTTCTGATTGTGTACCCCTGGACCCAGAGATACTTCAGCAGCTTCGGAAACCTTTCCAATGCCACTGCCATCTCCGGCAATGCCAAGGTGAAGGCTCATGGCAAGAAGGTGCTCACAGCTGTTGGCGGTGCCATCCAACATATTGATGATGTGAAACATTACCTGGCTGACCTCAGCAAGTCCCATGCCCAGGAACTCCATGTGGACCCTGAGAACTTCAAG CGTCTGGCTGAGGTTCTGGTCATCGTCTTGGCAGGAAAACTGGGATCTTCTTTCACCCCTCAAGTCCAAGCTGCCTGGGAGAAGTTCAATGCTgtcctggtggctgctctgagccATGGATACTTCTAA